The Verrucomicrobium spinosum DSM 4136 = JCM 18804 genome includes a region encoding these proteins:
- a CDS encoding beta strand repeat-containing protein, with product MAPLRFKAQLLRQRLARYTLAAAAIVLSANFQLACGQSTASTSFWTGEANGNWNTLGNWNFGAANADATTLPQDQATSTNRKVLFTDEPGFVTTIRSITLGSSLTLDTTADAFTVRNGVFAFDLNGNDLTMGGLVLGSSTGGVGTASFTNSGATPRTITFGNLTLWSNGQAGSGFNFGTAFASNVNTVISGGILKVGSSASTGNPPGGAYDVDLSGRSMAFTTLTLGQSATDAIKVSFSNSASATQTSTLTFTNLTIANASAYGTSHLLFGTGVTAATTGTGTFTVSSTGGQHVSFDLNGQTLNFTGLTLSDTAGGTVKFTNTSATTAQFSFKNLTIANASGYGSTLRMDEFFGTNITAIQSGSGSFSIQSTGGNNLSVDLRGMDLDITTLTIGAAVAGNSIGKVGFTNSNTSDISTLAFTNLLILSTAGYGSTFSLDAFFGQNVSITHRNGAFNLSSTGGIAQQFDLAGKTYSFGGLTLGSVSGNTVKLSISNSSTTAGEITFKGLTVGTNNSSDNEFSGVAAGANAKVEFDGTGALVVGGNNSFRNTLTVLGGASNIYSFTTASIGASNTTTVTSNAVIVDGGTLNLNGAFNIQGGYYVNATTKSDNKLHVKNGGQVFQAAGNFATAVAAGSSLIVEGEGSLYKSLSSGSVTAANGSEIIAKDGGGIDVANTTTISSGGLLRVTGEGSYYTGGGTFTLNSGAKLEVLDAGVFTISKTGANVFAATGSVLVDNGSTIDVGGGANIFNVAGISLRHGSTMTVREKLTIGSGNTKTTQTISEGSIISTTDNTLGAFTMGTSGSEVIVTGAGSELNVAGEWSLIADSAGVINAAQGKVTVLNDGNFSLGSFGVNSSTYTLPVAGKVYFTGSGFTPVDLGKSYIANIGAGTTVVLQQGKSYNWGGGTIRVLAGGVLAGSSTNLISNGGVNLIGGEISPGDGAEIGKLTIASLNIGAPNSKMTFDIAGDQDAEYDQISTNALVTSGNAYTVALRVAEGFAATDQMAFQLLTMAVEQTNTSAISWDLTAAALTGSLDWDVTQFKETGVVSIYDVAAGGSDSRLFIGAVEPTGGQTTTLPNTRLLVGSASYMEFDLSNSGTEGTTYSITTSGSITSPDATTGTAWVDGAKIRVGFDTSTTGAKGAGTLTIDNLASTYNGSNPNSGSRDQNDKITVSNVSVVENREITAQGTADLGKMFVGHDSSEGIVGLSGGSQDDAHGTRVGLSLGSTSVTNGEVTANNSSLFGVIFSAANQVHDIRLVGNFTTSGTKTGTMNVAGLLYNAEAASVGATVDSDVSVNYSADVYQRASLFVEVPHAGPVESGESIGVRNENTSDGGKRAAAKIISSVLSGEGWGLTGLPVGSILNQNSSVTGTFGFDNALLLNGTVRTGTLTLGLEHADQTILGAGEGDLGTVTVNLQHTVSGQTAAYGAQYSTGLTLGQSYTGLGLTSASSHGTTVKILSGTSSHATTLLTMSFDQAPAAGATFLSDIVDLNGTGTDTYVLSLTYDSLLLEDMQGGNPDYIPVLGWFNEEDSWVNAVFGNTGMPDDWETLFSTYYHAGAYQEGYELGSFGWDASTNSVWAVLNHNSEFGVIGAGAVPEPGRALLLAAGLAAAALRRRRRTAKQPI from the coding sequence ATGGCTCCTCTCCGCTTCAAGGCTCAACTTCTCCGACAGCGACTAGCCCGCTACACCCTCGCTGCCGCCGCCATTGTGCTTTCCGCGAACTTCCAGCTGGCCTGCGGGCAGAGCACGGCCAGCACCTCCTTCTGGACCGGTGAAGCGAATGGCAACTGGAACACGCTGGGCAACTGGAACTTTGGCGCTGCCAATGCGGACGCCACCACGCTGCCTCAGGACCAGGCAACGTCCACCAATCGAAAGGTGTTGTTCACCGATGAGCCGGGATTTGTGACGACCATCAGATCCATCACGCTGGGCTCGTCCCTCACCCTGGACACCACAGCAGATGCCTTCACTGTACGCAATGGCGTCTTCGCTTTTGATCTGAATGGCAATGACCTGACCATGGGAGGCCTGGTGCTGGGAAGCAGCACCGGAGGGGTAGGGACGGCCTCCTTTACCAACAGCGGCGCAACTCCTCGCACCATTACTTTTGGCAATCTCACCCTCTGGAGCAACGGCCAGGCGGGCAGCGGCTTCAACTTTGGCACCGCCTTTGCCTCCAATGTCAACACGGTCATCAGCGGCGGCATTTTGAAGGTGGGCAGCAGCGCCTCCACGGGCAATCCGCCCGGCGGAGCCTATGACGTGGATCTCTCCGGACGATCCATGGCATTCACGACACTGACCCTCGGCCAGAGCGCCACAGATGCCATCAAGGTTTCCTTCTCCAACTCCGCGTCCGCGACCCAGACCAGCACGCTGACTTTCACCAACCTCACGATTGCCAATGCTTCCGCCTACGGCACGAGCCACCTTCTGTTCGGCACTGGCGTCACCGCTGCCACCACCGGAACTGGCACCTTCACTGTCTCCTCCACCGGCGGGCAGCACGTGTCGTTCGATCTCAATGGTCAGACCCTCAACTTCACCGGTCTTACGCTCAGTGACACGGCCGGGGGCACGGTGAAGTTCACCAACACCTCTGCCACCACGGCGCAGTTCTCCTTCAAGAATCTTACCATCGCCAATGCGTCCGGCTACGGAAGCACCCTGCGCATGGATGAGTTTTTTGGAACTAACATCACCGCCATCCAGTCAGGATCCGGTTCATTCTCCATTCAGAGCACAGGGGGAAACAACCTCTCGGTGGACCTTCGCGGGATGGACCTGGACATCACAACGCTCACCATCGGTGCCGCCGTGGCAGGGAACTCCATTGGCAAGGTGGGATTCACCAACTCGAACACCAGCGACATCTCCACACTGGCCTTCACGAACCTGCTCATCCTGTCGACTGCCGGATACGGGTCCACCTTCAGCCTCGATGCCTTCTTCGGGCAGAATGTCAGCATCACCCACCGCAACGGTGCTTTCAACCTCAGTTCCACGGGCGGGATTGCTCAGCAGTTCGACCTCGCGGGCAAGACCTACAGCTTCGGCGGTCTGACGCTCGGCAGTGTTTCTGGCAACACCGTGAAACTCTCCATTTCAAACTCCAGCACCACAGCCGGCGAGATCACCTTCAAAGGCCTCACGGTAGGAACCAACAACAGCTCGGACAACGAGTTCAGCGGCGTGGCGGCTGGTGCCAATGCCAAAGTGGAGTTTGATGGCACCGGGGCTTTGGTCGTCGGCGGAAACAACAGCTTCCGGAACACGCTAACCGTTCTCGGAGGCGCATCCAATATCTACTCGTTCACCACCGCCTCCATTGGAGCCTCCAACACGACCACCGTGACCAGCAACGCGGTGATCGTAGACGGCGGCACTCTCAATCTCAATGGAGCATTCAATATCCAGGGAGGCTACTATGTGAATGCAACCACCAAATCCGACAACAAGCTGCACGTCAAAAATGGCGGGCAGGTGTTCCAGGCCGCTGGGAACTTCGCCACGGCCGTGGCCGCAGGATCAAGCCTGATAGTTGAAGGAGAGGGCAGCCTCTACAAATCGTTGTCGAGTGGTTCTGTCACCGCCGCCAACGGCTCGGAGATCATCGCAAAGGACGGCGGGGGTATCGATGTGGCCAACACAACGACAATCAGTTCCGGCGGGCTTTTGCGCGTCACCGGAGAAGGGAGCTACTACACAGGCGGGGGCACCTTCACCCTCAATTCAGGCGCAAAGCTTGAAGTGCTCGACGCAGGCGTGTTCACCATCTCCAAAACGGGCGCCAATGTCTTTGCCGCCACTGGCTCCGTGCTGGTGGACAACGGTTCCACCATTGACGTGGGCGGCGGTGCCAACATTTTCAACGTCGCAGGCATCAGCCTGCGCCATGGCAGCACCATGACCGTGAGGGAAAAGCTCACCATTGGCAGTGGGAACACCAAGACGACGCAGACCATCAGTGAGGGCAGCATCATCTCGACCACGGATAACACGCTTGGTGCCTTCACCATGGGCACCAGCGGATCCGAGGTCATCGTGACGGGCGCGGGAAGTGAACTTAACGTCGCGGGGGAGTGGTCCCTCATTGCAGATTCAGCGGGCGTCATCAACGCCGCCCAGGGTAAGGTCACCGTGCTGAATGACGGCAATTTCAGCCTCGGCTCCTTTGGGGTGAATAGCAGCACCTATACCCTGCCCGTGGCCGGCAAGGTTTACTTCACCGGTAGTGGCTTCACTCCAGTTGACCTTGGCAAATCTTACATCGCAAACATCGGGGCGGGCACCACCGTTGTCCTGCAACAAGGCAAGAGCTACAACTGGGGCGGCGGGACCATTCGCGTCCTGGCTGGTGGTGTCCTGGCAGGCTCCTCGACCAACCTCATCTCCAACGGCGGTGTCAACCTGATCGGCGGTGAAATCTCTCCCGGCGACGGTGCTGAAATCGGCAAACTGACGATTGCCAGTCTCAACATTGGGGCGCCGAACTCGAAGATGACCTTCGACATTGCCGGGGACCAGGACGCCGAATACGACCAGATTTCGACCAATGCCTTGGTCACGAGCGGCAATGCCTACACGGTGGCCTTGCGTGTCGCAGAAGGCTTCGCCGCCACGGACCAGATGGCGTTCCAGTTGCTCACCATGGCTGTGGAACAGACGAACACCTCTGCCATCTCATGGGACCTGACCGCGGCCGCCCTCACAGGCAGCCTGGACTGGGATGTCACTCAGTTCAAGGAAACGGGCGTGGTTTCCATCTATGACGTCGCGGCTGGCGGAAGCGACAGCCGGCTCTTCATCGGTGCCGTCGAACCCACGGGCGGACAAACCACCACCCTGCCCAACACCCGGTTGCTGGTTGGATCCGCCAGCTACATGGAGTTTGACCTTAGTAATTCCGGCACCGAAGGCACCACCTACTCCATCACCACATCCGGCAGTATCACCTCTCCGGATGCCACCACTGGCACTGCATGGGTGGACGGGGCCAAAATCAGAGTCGGGTTTGACACCAGCACCACCGGAGCAAAGGGAGCCGGCACTCTGACCATCGACAACCTTGCCAGCACCTACAACGGCAGCAATCCCAACTCCGGAAGTCGCGATCAAAATGACAAGATCACCGTGAGCAACGTCTCGGTGGTGGAAAACCGCGAGATTACTGCCCAAGGCACCGCTGACTTGGGCAAAATGTTCGTCGGCCACGATTCCTCGGAGGGAATCGTCGGACTTTCGGGCGGCTCCCAGGATGACGCCCATGGCACTCGTGTGGGCCTGTCGTTGGGTTCCACGTCAGTGACCAATGGCGAAGTCACCGCCAACAACAGTTCGCTGTTTGGTGTCATTTTCTCGGCCGCCAATCAGGTTCACGATATTCGTCTGGTCGGAAACTTCACCACCAGTGGCACCAAGACAGGCACGATGAATGTGGCGGGACTGCTTTACAATGCCGAAGCGGCGTCGGTCGGGGCCACCGTGGACAGCGACGTTTCAGTAAACTACTCCGCCGATGTCTATCAACGTGCCAGCCTCTTTGTGGAAGTCCCGCATGCTGGCCCTGTCGAATCCGGGGAATCCATCGGGGTGCGCAATGAAAACACCTCTGACGGCGGAAAACGAGCGGCAGCCAAAATCATTTCGAGCGTGCTGTCAGGAGAGGGCTGGGGCCTCACGGGTCTCCCCGTCGGCAGCATCCTCAATCAAAACAGCTCGGTAACGGGCACATTCGGATTCGACAACGCGCTTCTGCTCAACGGCACGGTCCGCACGGGAACACTCACTCTTGGCTTGGAACACGCCGACCAGACCATCCTGGGGGCCGGCGAGGGTGATCTGGGCACCGTGACGGTGAATCTCCAGCACACCGTTTCCGGTCAAACTGCGGCTTATGGTGCGCAGTACTCCACCGGGCTGACCCTGGGACAAAGCTACACGGGGCTCGGTCTCACCAGCGCCAGTTCCCATGGCACCACCGTCAAGATTCTCTCCGGAACCAGCTCCCACGCCACCACCCTGCTCACCATGAGCTTTGACCAGGCACCGGCAGCAGGAGCCACGTTCCTGAGTGACATTGTGGATCTCAACGGCACGGGCACAGACACCTATGTCCTCTCACTCACCTACGACTCTCTGCTGCTGGAAGATATGCAGGGTGGCAATCCGGACTACATCCCGGTGCTGGGCTGGTTCAACGAAGAGGACTCCTGGGTGAACGCGGTCTTCGGCAACACGGGCATGCCTGACGACTGGGAAACGCTCTTCTCCACCTACTATCACGCCGGAGCCTATCAGGAAGGTTATGAGCTGGGTTCCTTTGGCTGGGATGCCTCGACCAATTCCGTCTGGGCGGTGCTGAACCACAACAGCGAATTTGGCGTCATCGGTGCCGGGGCCGTGCCGGAACCGGGGCGGGCCCTGCTGCTGGCCGCTGGTCTGGCCGCCGCAGCTTTGCGGCGCCGCCGTCGCACCGCAAAACAGCCCATCTAG
- a CDS encoding type II secretion system protein yields the protein MSIPVPAVRSARRLRAFTLIEVLLASTLTAILLGMLLSVLGGVLDSWNQTSGREESYRDARAALQIFGQDFTARVPQREGISPLITDLRVASEPNPSGKSLGFLCRVSNKSQPSPQNQSDICAAAYYVAPIPGATPPVPALYRQLLPSDTTFTRLQGASPLFPDPCSPAQPNAEVVAQNVTRFEARFLDSNFNPLPLTPAGSGGAATTPAHVEIELHVINSRAAQVYFSPETPPARRAQILQQDSRKFSIRYPL from the coding sequence ATGAGCATACCCGTTCCGGCAGTGAGAAGCGCCAGGAGACTTAGGGCATTCACCCTGATCGAGGTGCTTCTTGCCAGCACCCTTACCGCCATTCTGCTCGGCATGCTGCTGAGCGTCCTTGGGGGTGTGCTTGATTCCTGGAACCAGACTTCGGGAAGGGAAGAGAGCTATCGTGACGCGCGGGCTGCGCTCCAGATCTTTGGTCAGGACTTCACCGCACGGGTGCCTCAAAGGGAAGGCATCAGCCCCCTCATCACCGACCTCCGGGTGGCTTCTGAGCCCAATCCCTCCGGTAAATCCCTGGGCTTTCTCTGCCGGGTGTCGAACAAAAGCCAGCCCTCTCCCCAAAACCAGAGCGACATCTGTGCAGCAGCCTACTATGTGGCCCCTATCCCGGGAGCCACGCCTCCCGTCCCTGCCCTCTACCGTCAGTTGCTGCCGAGTGACACGACCTTTACCCGCCTTCAGGGTGCATCTCCCTTGTTTCCTGACCCTTGTTCACCCGCCCAGCCCAATGCGGAGGTGGTCGCGCAGAACGTCACCCGATTTGAAGCAAGGTTTCTCGACAGCAACTTCAATCCACTCCCTCTCACGCCCGCTGGGAGCGGAGGTGCCGCGACCACACCAGCCCACGTGGAAATTGAGCTCCATGTTATCAACTCCCGTGCTGCCCAAGTCTATTTTTCTCCCGAAACCCCACCCGCCCGAAGAGCTCAAATCCTCCAGCAAGACTCCCGAAAGTTCAGCATCAGGTATCCTCTCTGA
- a CDS encoding beta strand repeat-containing protein: MNTRKVSKILLLSVLASSSAPAWAANVYAPTSPDNDTNVPPRNLTSLSPSTPELFTSFTGTQSTLAALGFFVSNDPNTPAFGGIDNGSNGTAGFYAYGPYNSHYTLGLLEASGTTDSRAYLKLKNDTGASVSRILVSYDIEQWRDGARVNQIGLRYSPTYNGFSSYSDVVTTATTSPLGNPSTAAAVSPPVSQAVSALVTLPTALAANDKGYLRWGYSSPGSGSRDGFGPTNIKIVPLATGTARTRSGASGTNWFATNAWTSYTWAGSANNAVFTNSTLSPVNLDASASVVDILFNDSFTISKSSGSPVLTTSGIINVAASEVGTIAVDLDSVYGIYKLGAGELVLSAVNSSDIGGVNVLQGTLTLGIDNAINAANKLSVNNGTFKTNGYDVTVEALVASESASNIVDLGSSGGSVLTVDMDVTSTASFRGLIIGSDATAKILKKGNGTLRFRSSPKTYSAITQVDEGVLEVTQNAELTNTADVIVRGETSLDADPDQHGTLYITNDSGSNESFTFGSSVEIDVKGGEIEFETTDDEEITLTNGIAFDATDITGVNEAHNNIKAEDDTIVRLTGVLAGSGSLRKTGTGDLVITNASNTLASVELRNGSLELASGASIGGASAGQGRLYIKDEANTRTFVFHDNLTVAWLEASAPAAPAANTGFLAIPSTKTLTVNQTAVLDTNDEDGDLDTAEELKPSYDIALSGSGNFVKDGNGTLKFTNNAKTLTGSVTVAKGVLQVSKNGVISGTGVTVNSGGQLRLSTGVDDLGDIADATYTFGGDIALNSTQRDVSGVITSSGFGHLGGLRFDPEDGIQYAVLTNNIVINSASDIHVNGTEKILFLTGAISGSANLNRTGGGTVVIEGDSSYSGALTLTNGTTSIDFSNAAHSLDASSVTVATGAELGAEAANVGKITGNISVSAGGHLSKGEVLDGLGAVIGYLPVGPLKGAGNLAVAATSGANITAIGVDVTATPVTIDGTVALPDDLVIDLNNAGTFGFYTLIAGGSGSATLNGGSTPVSITAASGKLLNAPSGVTEVELTVSGADIIIELK, translated from the coding sequence ATGAATACTCGCAAAGTGTCAAAAATCCTCCTCCTGAGCGTGCTTGCCTCCAGCAGCGCACCTGCTTGGGCAGCAAACGTGTACGCACCGACCTCTCCGGACAACGACACCAATGTTCCCCCGCGGAACTTGACCAGTCTGTCCCCGAGCACCCCGGAGCTCTTCACCTCCTTCACGGGCACCCAGTCCACGCTCGCAGCGTTGGGCTTCTTCGTGAGCAACGACCCCAACACGCCTGCCTTTGGCGGCATTGACAACGGTTCCAACGGTACCGCCGGCTTCTATGCTTACGGCCCGTACAACTCGCACTACACCCTGGGTCTCCTGGAAGCCTCCGGCACCACGGACTCCCGTGCGTACCTCAAGCTCAAAAACGACACTGGCGCGAGCGTGAGCCGCATCCTCGTGTCGTATGACATCGAGCAGTGGCGCGACGGTGCTCGTGTGAACCAGATCGGTCTGCGCTACAGCCCCACGTACAACGGCTTCAGCAGCTACTCGGATGTGGTCACCACCGCCACGACCTCCCCGCTGGGCAACCCGTCCACCGCAGCGGCAGTAAGCCCCCCAGTCTCCCAGGCCGTGTCTGCCCTGGTCACCCTGCCGACGGCTCTGGCTGCCAATGACAAAGGCTACCTCCGCTGGGGCTATTCCAGCCCTGGCAGCGGCTCCCGTGACGGCTTCGGCCCCACCAACATCAAGATCGTTCCCCTTGCCACCGGCACTGCGCGCACCCGTAGCGGTGCCAGCGGCACGAACTGGTTCGCCACCAACGCCTGGACTTCCTACACTTGGGCTGGCAGCGCCAACAACGCCGTCTTCACCAACAGCACCCTCAGCCCAGTGAATCTGGACGCCAGTGCCTCGGTCGTGGACATCCTGTTCAACGACAGCTTCACCATCAGCAAGTCCTCCGGCTCCCCGGTGCTCACGACCAGTGGCATCATCAATGTGGCCGCCTCTGAAGTGGGCACCATTGCGGTGGATCTCGACAGCGTGTACGGCATCTACAAACTCGGCGCTGGTGAGCTCGTGCTCTCCGCCGTCAACTCCAGCGATATCGGTGGCGTGAACGTGCTCCAAGGCACTCTCACCCTCGGCATCGACAACGCCATCAACGCCGCCAACAAACTGTCCGTGAACAACGGCACGTTCAAGACCAACGGCTATGACGTGACGGTAGAAGCCCTTGTGGCCTCCGAAAGCGCCAGCAACATCGTGGACCTCGGGTCCTCCGGTGGCAGCGTGCTGACGGTGGACATGGACGTCACCTCCACGGCCTCCTTCCGCGGCCTCATCATCGGCTCCGATGCCACGGCGAAGATCTTGAAGAAGGGCAACGGCACCCTCCGTTTCCGCTCCTCTCCCAAGACCTACTCCGCCATCACCCAGGTGGATGAAGGCGTGCTTGAAGTGACCCAGAACGCTGAACTCACCAACACCGCCGACGTCATCGTTCGCGGTGAGACGAGCCTCGATGCGGATCCTGACCAGCACGGCACCCTCTACATCACCAACGACAGCGGCTCCAACGAGTCCTTCACGTTCGGCTCCAGCGTGGAAATCGACGTCAAAGGCGGTGAAATCGAATTCGAAACCACCGATGATGAGGAAATCACCCTCACCAACGGCATCGCCTTCGACGCCACCGACATCACCGGTGTCAATGAGGCCCACAACAACATCAAGGCCGAAGACGACACCATCGTGCGCCTCACCGGCGTGCTCGCAGGTTCTGGCAGCCTGCGCAAGACGGGTACCGGCGACCTTGTCATCACGAACGCAAGCAACACGCTGGCGTCCGTTGAGCTTCGCAATGGCAGCCTTGAACTTGCTTCAGGCGCATCCATCGGTGGAGCTTCCGCCGGTCAAGGCCGTCTTTACATCAAGGACGAGGCCAACACCCGTACATTCGTCTTCCATGACAACCTCACGGTTGCATGGCTTGAAGCGAGCGCTCCGGCCGCCCCGGCTGCCAACACCGGCTTCCTGGCCATCCCCAGCACCAAAACGCTGACGGTGAACCAGACCGCCGTGCTCGACACCAATGATGAAGACGGCGACCTCGACACTGCCGAAGAGCTCAAGCCTTCCTATGACATCGCACTGAGTGGCTCCGGCAACTTCGTGAAAGATGGCAATGGAACGCTGAAGTTCACCAACAACGCGAAGACCCTGACGGGTTCCGTCACGGTGGCCAAGGGCGTGCTTCAGGTGTCCAAGAACGGTGTCATCAGCGGCACCGGCGTGACGGTCAACAGTGGTGGTCAGCTCCGTCTTTCCACCGGAGTGGACGACCTCGGCGACATCGCCGATGCGACCTACACCTTCGGTGGCGACATTGCGCTCAACAGCACCCAGCGTGACGTCTCCGGCGTGATCACCTCCAGCGGCTTCGGCCACCTGGGCGGTCTTCGCTTCGATCCGGAAGACGGCATCCAGTATGCTGTGCTCACGAACAACATCGTCATCAACTCCGCCTCCGACATCCACGTCAATGGCACCGAGAAGATCCTCTTCCTCACGGGAGCGATCTCCGGCAGCGCCAACCTGAATCGTACTGGCGGCGGCACCGTGGTCATCGAAGGCGACAGCTCCTACAGTGGCGCTCTGACGCTGACCAACGGCACCACGTCCATCGACTTCAGCAATGCTGCTCACAGCCTCGACGCCTCCAGCGTCACGGTTGCGACTGGCGCCGAGCTTGGTGCTGAAGCCGCCAACGTGGGCAAAATCACTGGCAACATTTCCGTGAGCGCCGGCGGCCACCTCTCCAAGGGTGAAGTGCTGGATGGCTTGGGTGCAGTGATTGGCTACCTCCCCGTGGGCCCCCTCAAAGGCGCTGGCAACCTCGCCGTCGCCGCCACCTCAGGTGCCAACATCACCGCCATCGGCGTGGACGTGACCGCCACACCGGTCACGATCGACGGCACTGTCGCTCTGCCCGATGACCTCGTCATCGACCTCAACAACGCTGGCACCTTCGGCTTCTACACGTTGATCGCCGGTGGCAGCGGTTCTGCCACTCTCAACGGTGGCTCCACTCCCGTGAGCATCACTGCCGCTTCCGGCAAGCTCCTCAACGCTCCTTCCGGAGTGACTGAGGTTGAGCTCACCGTTTCCGGTGCTGACATCATCATCGAGCTGAAGTAA
- a CDS encoding choice-of-anchor I family protein — MKPNLPPLLTAVVSASLLTTSPAASLKLLGQFHPKDGGAEIVSFTPDGYRLATMFSGGKDGNGVQILKLDGNGVLAEEHILDLGKLFDGKILTLSSVALDPLGRGLGAVVAVPIENSKALGKLVLFDYRSGALLGEALDVGFHPDCVRFSEDGQHLLVANEGEYVKDSSVPGSLSVVDLSGVKEATIENIKGLTVQSYDFKDQDLARIRVNEPGVPRYEAVEPEYVVGLDGKAYITLQENNAIAIFDLKEKVWIAVHSLGTITQTVDANSQDKKAEIRYNISGMPMPDTLAVFQQDAKVLIATANEGDARPDDFDRIALAAANLNPEVAASLPLHEIGSLEISKLDGDTDQDGDIDIPTMFGTRSLSLWDAETGKLVADTGSLETVLLEQDKTLHNIEEGNPGKFDKRSAKKGPEPEALTVGKIGDRQYLFAGMERQNGIVMYDITASDKPIFTAYANTIKEKLVAPECLVFIPGDKNPTGKALLIGGYELNGGGIGVFEVAP; from the coding sequence ATGAAGCCAAATTTGCCACCACTCCTCACCGCGGTTGTCTCAGCATCACTCCTCACCACCTCCCCGGCCGCTTCACTGAAGCTTCTGGGGCAATTTCATCCAAAGGATGGCGGGGCTGAGATTGTCAGTTTCACCCCAGACGGGTATCGGCTCGCCACCATGTTCTCCGGCGGGAAAGATGGCAACGGCGTGCAAATCCTGAAACTCGACGGCAACGGTGTCCTCGCGGAAGAGCACATCCTCGATCTGGGCAAGTTGTTTGACGGCAAAATCCTCACCCTCAGCAGCGTTGCCCTTGATCCTCTCGGTCGCGGCCTGGGTGCAGTGGTGGCGGTGCCCATTGAGAACAGCAAGGCACTGGGAAAGCTAGTACTCTTCGATTACCGGAGCGGAGCATTGCTGGGGGAGGCGCTTGATGTCGGCTTCCACCCCGACTGCGTTCGTTTCTCTGAAGACGGACAACATCTCCTCGTGGCCAATGAAGGCGAGTATGTGAAGGACTCTTCGGTGCCCGGCTCTCTTTCTGTGGTGGACCTTTCTGGAGTGAAAGAAGCCACGATTGAAAACATCAAAGGATTGACAGTGCAGTCCTACGACTTCAAGGATCAGGACCTGGCCAGGATTCGCGTGAACGAACCCGGCGTGCCTCGATACGAAGCGGTGGAACCCGAGTATGTGGTCGGGCTTGATGGCAAAGCCTATATCACGCTTCAGGAAAACAACGCCATCGCGATTTTTGATCTCAAGGAGAAGGTCTGGATCGCCGTGCACTCGCTCGGAACGATCACCCAGACCGTGGACGCCAACAGCCAGGACAAGAAGGCGGAGATCCGCTACAACATCTCCGGCATGCCCATGCCGGACACGCTGGCAGTCTTCCAGCAGGACGCAAAAGTCCTCATCGCAACCGCCAACGAAGGTGATGCCCGGCCCGACGACTTTGACCGGATCGCCCTCGCCGCTGCAAACCTGAACCCAGAAGTAGCGGCCAGCCTTCCTCTCCATGAGATCGGCAGTCTCGAGATCTCCAAACTGGACGGTGACACCGATCAAGACGGTGATATCGACATCCCGACGATGTTCGGCACCCGCTCGCTCTCCCTGTGGGATGCGGAAACAGGCAAACTCGTTGCCGACACCGGCTCGCTCGAAACGGTGTTATTGGAGCAGGACAAGACCCTTCACAATATAGAAGAAGGCAATCCTGGGAAGTTCGACAAACGTTCCGCCAAGAAAGGCCCCGAGCCAGAAGCGCTCACAGTCGGCAAAATCGGAGATCGCCAGTATCTCTTCGCTGGCATGGAACGGCAGAACGGGATCGTGATGTACGACATCACTGCATCTGACAAACCCATCTTCACCGCGTACGCGAACACCATCAAAGAGAAGCTGGTGGCACCCGAGTGCCTCGTCTTCATCCCCGGCGACAAGAACCCCACCGGCAAAGCACTCCTCATCGGTGGATATGAGCTCAACGGTGGCGGCATCGGCGTCTTTGAAGTCGCCCCTTGA